The Dethiosulfovibrio peptidovorans DSM 11002 genome has a window encoding:
- a CDS encoding tRNA 2-thiocytidine(32) synthetase TtcA gives MKKHSLGNRIRGKIGKAIFDYDMVSEGDHVVVGLSGGKDSVFLLVALSQIRRWSPVKFDLSACSVDISGGNWDVSPMEKLCYELEIPYKVVPHPIEEIIRIREERSPCSFCANMRRGILNSYAKEMGGNTVALGHNLDDAVETALMNLFRTGRFRSFQPRIWQSNSDMNLIRPLLYLTEKAILQETSRMELPLVRYTCPFSLETERTRAKELVSDLTARFPDVKQNILHALRSIDGKDRWQAED, from the coding sequence ATGAAAAAACATAGTCTCGGAAACAGAATAAGGGGAAAGATCGGAAAAGCTATCTTCGACTACGACATGGTCTCCGAAGGAGACCATGTCGTAGTCGGGCTATCCGGCGGAAAGGACAGCGTCTTTCTCCTGGTGGCTCTCAGCCAGATCCGAAGATGGAGCCCGGTTAAATTCGATCTTTCCGCCTGTAGCGTCGACATTTCAGGGGGAAACTGGGACGTGTCTCCTATGGAGAAACTCTGCTACGAGCTGGAAATTCCCTATAAGGTGGTACCCCACCCTATAGAAGAGATAATACGTATCAGAGAGGAGAGATCCCCCTGTAGCTTCTGCGCCAACATGAGAAGAGGCATCCTTAACAGCTACGCTAAAGAGATGGGAGGCAACACGGTGGCCCTAGGGCACAACCTAGACGATGCCGTCGAGACAGCCTTAATGAACCTATTCCGCACCGGCAGGTTCAGATCCTTCCAGCCCAGAATATGGCAAAGCAACAGCGATATGAACCTCATAAGACCGCTCCTTTACCTTACGGAAAAGGCTATATTGCAGGAAACCTCGAGGATGGAGCTCCCCCTTGTTCGCTACACCTGCCCCTTTTCCCTGGAGACAGAGAGGACCAGGGCCAAGGAATTGGTCTCCGACCTGACGGCAAGGTTTCCCGACGTAAAGCAGAACATACTTCACGCTCTTAGATCGATAGACGGGAAAGACCGCTGGCAGGCCGAAGACTAG
- a CDS encoding tyrosine-type recombinase/integrase — protein sequence MALTNVEIKRATPREKRYTMRDSEGLWLEITPAGKKTWKVRFKAQGREIKHTLGRYPDISLKEARLKRDEIRLELVNHKSVPEGTFKALAEEWFERQVVPVRTHGHARTIRSRLDRLILPYLGDKPPADIDAPELLAILRRIEDQGHVETAHRVSQIVGQVLRYGIATGQARHDITADLKGALIPRKPEHFPTLTDPKKIGGLMRAIQAFSGSVVVRCAMLFQIYTAVRPGEMRKAEWKEIDGDLWKIPAERMKKRRPHLVPLSSQAIGVLEEIRPLTGGGELIFPSVRSKTRPISDMTVNAALRRMGYAQNELTGHGFRAMFSTIANECQWPSNVIELQLAHVDKNSVRAAYNHAELLDKRRELLQWWGDWLDGVRL from the coding sequence ATGGCTTTGACGAACGTCGAGATTAAAAGGGCGACCCCGAGAGAAAAACGCTATACGATGCGAGACTCCGAAGGCCTTTGGCTGGAAATCACCCCCGCCGGGAAAAAGACCTGGAAGGTTCGCTTTAAAGCTCAGGGGCGGGAGATCAAACATACGCTGGGCAGATATCCCGACATATCGCTGAAAGAGGCACGATTGAAGCGTGACGAAATCCGGCTGGAATTGGTCAACCACAAAAGCGTTCCTGAAGGAACCTTCAAGGCCTTGGCCGAGGAATGGTTCGAGCGTCAGGTCGTCCCGGTGCGTACCCATGGCCACGCCAGAACGATAAGATCGAGGCTCGACAGGCTTATCCTGCCATATTTGGGAGACAAGCCGCCGGCGGATATAGACGCTCCGGAGCTACTAGCCATCCTTCGGCGGATAGAGGACCAGGGACACGTTGAGACGGCTCACAGGGTGTCTCAGATAGTGGGGCAGGTCCTGCGGTATGGAATAGCCACGGGGCAGGCCAGACACGACATAACGGCCGATCTGAAAGGGGCGCTGATACCGCGGAAACCGGAGCACTTTCCTACGCTGACGGATCCCAAAAAGATAGGCGGGCTCATGAGGGCGATACAAGCCTTCTCCGGCTCGGTTGTCGTGCGTTGCGCCATGCTGTTTCAGATATACACGGCGGTACGCCCCGGAGAGATGCGGAAGGCGGAATGGAAGGAGATCGACGGAGATCTCTGGAAGATCCCGGCCGAGAGGATGAAGAAACGCAGGCCTCACCTGGTGCCTTTGTCGAGCCAGGCAATAGGGGTGCTGGAGGAGATACGCCCCCTCACCGGGGGAGGGGAGCTGATATTCCCCTCCGTAAGGAGCAAAACCCGTCCGATAAGCGACATGACTGTGAATGCGGCTCTACGGCGCATGGGCTACGCTCAAAACGAGCTTACCGGTCACGGCTTCAGAGCGATGTTCTCCACGATAGCCAACGAATGTCAGTGGCCCTCGAACGTCATAGAGCTACAGCTTGCCCACGTGGACAAGAACTCCGTCCGTGCGGCGTACAACCACGCCGAGCTGTTGGACAAGCGGAGAGAGCTCTTGCAGTGGTGGGGAGACTGGCTGGATGGAGTAAGATTGTAG
- the smpB gene encoding SsrA-binding protein SmpB has product MLTIFDYFDIICPKEVKTMAVERVAQNRKARHDYFILDTFECGLVLTGTEIKSVRAGRVNLKDGYAKLEKGELWLMNVHISPYENASWRQHDPTQRRKLLMHRSEIRKLSGKIKERGFTLVPLSMYIKDGRWAKIELGLAKGKALHDKRQSLAEEDAKRTMAREIRNRQKV; this is encoded by the coding sequence TTGTTGACTATCTTTGACTATTTCGATATAATCTGCCCGAAAGAGGTGAAGACCATGGCCGTGGAGAGGGTAGCCCAGAACAGGAAAGCCCGGCACGACTATTTTATACTGGATACCTTTGAGTGCGGCTTAGTCCTTACTGGAACGGAGATAAAATCCGTCAGAGCTGGACGAGTCAACCTTAAGGACGGTTATGCCAAGCTGGAAAAAGGCGAGCTGTGGTTGATGAACGTTCACATTTCACCTTACGAAAACGCCAGCTGGAGGCAACACGACCCGACCCAGAGGCGAAAGCTTTTGATGCATCGGTCGGAGATACGCAAGCTTTCAGGAAAGATAAAGGAACGAGGTTTTACGTTGGTTCCTTTGTCCATGTACATAAAGGACGGTCGATGGGCCAAGATAGAGCTTGGATTGGCGAAGGGTAAAGCCCTTCACGACAAAAGACAATCCCTTGCAGAAGAGGACGCCAAGCGTACCATGGCAAGGGAGATCAGGAACAGACAGAAAGTTTAA
- a CDS encoding glucose-6-phosphate isomerase, whose translation MLDATFFNGVAPSSLNEDRLKEAAAWIDQGVQEGLPGFGWMKLPDADIGSVLEISEWLRKFDSIVQIGIGGSSLGNLMLHQALLPPYFNEMDRIERGDVPRFYMADNLDEGENQAIWNRIDPKDTAFIVVSKSGRTLETMGNFLLFWERMTEALGKEAFSRLVVITDAEDGLLRRFVEESGCRSLILPGDVGGRYSVLSSVGLLSAAALGIDVEKLLEGASEVREALSGDGVPGDNLAWVMAWNLLYQLETGRSNTVFMPYGDRMERLSEWFCQLWAESLGKGGTGFSPLRALGAVDQHSQLQLYSQGPDDKAYIVLGVRPRGRFAIKGSIMPSLEELSFLDGLTQEDILDHERRAIVAVLAGENRPVFSITMDSLDERTMGGLIFFLEYLTALTGRLMKISPFDQPGVELGKKYANGLAGKKEDSCYVNLVQEVEERFRTGRVEI comes from the coding sequence ATGTTAGATGCGACTTTTTTCAACGGAGTGGCCCCTTCGAGCTTGAATGAAGATCGATTAAAAGAGGCTGCCGCCTGGATAGACCAGGGGGTTCAGGAGGGATTGCCGGGATTTGGTTGGATGAAATTACCCGATGCGGATATCGGTTCTGTTTTGGAGATCTCCGAGTGGTTGAGGAAGTTCGACTCCATCGTTCAGATCGGCATAGGCGGCTCTTCCCTGGGCAACCTGATGCTTCATCAGGCTCTGCTGCCCCCCTATTTCAACGAGATGGACAGAATTGAGAGGGGAGACGTCCCCAGATTCTACATGGCGGATAATCTCGACGAGGGAGAGAATCAGGCTATATGGAACAGGATAGACCCGAAGGATACCGCTTTTATAGTGGTGAGTAAGTCCGGGAGAACCCTGGAGACCATGGGTAATTTCCTCCTGTTCTGGGAGCGTATGACAGAGGCTCTGGGGAAAGAGGCTTTCTCTAGGTTGGTGGTCATAACCGACGCCGAAGACGGTCTGCTACGTCGGTTCGTGGAGGAATCGGGATGCCGAAGCTTGATCCTCCCAGGGGACGTAGGGGGGCGTTACTCCGTTCTTTCATCCGTCGGGCTCCTTTCCGCCGCCGCTTTGGGGATAGACGTCGAAAAGCTGTTGGAGGGAGCCTCAGAGGTCAGAGAGGCCCTTTCCGGCGACGGGGTTCCAGGGGATAATCTGGCGTGGGTCATGGCCTGGAATCTGCTTTATCAGCTGGAGACTGGAAGGTCGAATACGGTTTTCATGCCCTACGGAGACAGGATGGAACGTCTTTCTGAATGGTTCTGCCAACTCTGGGCGGAGAGCCTCGGCAAGGGCGGTACGGGGTTCTCTCCTTTGAGGGCACTGGGAGCGGTCGATCAGCATTCTCAGCTTCAGCTCTACTCACAGGGACCGGACGATAAAGCCTACATAGTTCTGGGGGTAAGGCCGAGAGGTCGATTCGCCATAAAAGGGTCGATAATGCCATCCTTGGAGGAGCTTTCCTTTCTAGACGGATTGACCCAGGAGGATATTCTCGATCATGAGAGAAGGGCAATAGTGGCCGTTTTGGCCGGAGAAAACAGGCCGGTGTTTTCAATAACCATGGATAGCCTGGACGAGAGGACAATGGGAGGTCTGATATTCTTTCTGGAATACCTGACCGCCCTGACCGGTCGCCTGATGAAGATATCCCCTTTCGACCAACCTGGAGTAGAGCTTGGTAAAAAATACGCAAACGGATTGGCCGGGAAGAAAGAGGATAGCTGCTACGTGAACTTGGTTCAGGAGGTAGAGGAAAGGTTTAGAACAGGCAGGGTCGAGATCTAG
- a CDS encoding MBL fold metallo-hydrolase has protein sequence MCQILPVNGLVFLGTAGTRFNVINQRRSSGGMVASLDGLILAIDPGPGALVRMCSLRPTVDPNRIDGMLLTHRHIDHSGDFNVIAEAMTGGGRRPGGLVALPSDAISEEPVLFGYLKRRIAEIHLWEDGMPVPFPKGEVIPLRLRHHGVECYGLKFIGNFPTWGIISDTAYIAEIPDFFSDCDVVVANTTLLEKVGRIEHLSVPDMEKLLEEISPKLLLMTHLGTRILESSPSKIAAGLSNERTQVLSAEDGMIIDFDEIARRKTDGKTYREE, from the coding sequence TTGTGTCAGATACTTCCGGTCAACGGCCTGGTCTTTTTGGGGACCGCCGGAACCAGATTCAACGTCATAAACCAGAGGAGAAGCTCCGGAGGAATGGTGGCTTCCTTGGACGGGCTCATACTGGCGATAGATCCCGGCCCAGGAGCGCTGGTCCGTATGTGCTCGCTGAGACCTACAGTGGATCCCAACAGGATCGACGGAATGCTCTTGACCCATCGTCATATAGACCACAGCGGAGATTTCAACGTGATAGCGGAAGCGATGACCGGAGGAGGACGCCGCCCCGGAGGTCTCGTGGCCCTGCCTTCGGACGCCATATCGGAGGAACCGGTGCTTTTCGGATACCTAAAGCGAAGAATAGCGGAGATCCACCTATGGGAAGACGGCATGCCTGTCCCCTTCCCTAAAGGAGAGGTTATTCCCCTGAGATTGAGACACCACGGGGTCGAGTGTTACGGACTAAAATTCATAGGAAATTTCCCGACCTGGGGAATTATCAGCGACACAGCCTATATCGCGGAGATACCCGATTTCTTCTCCGACTGCGACGTGGTGGTGGCCAATACCACATTGCTCGAAAAGGTCGGCAGAATAGAGCATCTATCCGTCCCGGACATGGAGAAACTCCTTGAGGAGATCTCGCCGAAGCTGCTGCTTATGACCCACCTAGGGACCAGGATACTGGAATCGTCCCCCTCGAAAATAGCAGCTGGACTCTCCAACGAGCGTACCCAGGTGTTGTCGGCCGAGGACGGTATGATTATAGATTTCGACGAAATCGCAAGGCGTAAAACAGACGGGAAGACATATCGAGAGGAGTGA
- a CDS encoding NAD(P)-dependent malic enzyme: MTVDRNEALELHRKAKGKIKLSPNVSVRNKKDISLAYIQGGAVASGEILRDKELVYDYTGKSNRLAIVSNGTSVLGFGDYGPEAALPMIEGKSLLYKHFGDIDAIPLCIKSNDMDEIMSFCRLLEPSFGAINVEDVKSPIDFDLVKRLRKELEIPIFGDDMHCSSVVILGSLINALKVVEKDLSLAKIVIVGAGTSAVATAELMLYAGATNVVMLNRRGIIHEDMDDLNGVQRFILDRLNPEGIRGGIKEAAKDADILIGLTGKVGAFGRDDVALMAPRSIVFPLSRPEPEMDPEEAKAAGAEVVGCGLIEGPNTMPNLKVFPGITRGLLDVRATGLNFNVQMEAAKEYAANVDPRRLRADHITPFIFSDELTPRIAEAVAQSCIREGLARISPSPQEVFENTWKRLYGGYIARF, encoded by the coding sequence ATGACCGTTGACCGAAATGAAGCGTTGGAACTTCACCGCAAGGCTAAGGGCAAGATAAAGCTATCCCCTAACGTGTCGGTAAGGAACAAGAAGGATATAAGCCTTGCCTACATACAGGGAGGAGCTGTGGCGTCCGGCGAAATTTTAAGGGATAAAGAGCTGGTTTACGACTACACGGGAAAGAGCAATCGTCTCGCCATAGTCTCGAACGGAACCTCCGTTTTGGGATTCGGAGACTACGGCCCTGAGGCGGCACTTCCCATGATAGAGGGCAAAAGCCTGCTCTATAAACATTTCGGAGACATCGACGCCATACCTCTTTGTATAAAATCCAACGATATGGATGAGATAATGAGTTTCTGTCGCCTTCTGGAACCGAGCTTCGGAGCTATAAACGTAGAGGACGTAAAGAGTCCGATAGATTTCGACTTGGTAAAAAGGCTTCGAAAAGAGCTGGAGATCCCCATTTTCGGTGACGACATGCACTGCTCATCCGTCGTCATACTGGGATCTCTTATAAACGCTCTCAAGGTCGTGGAGAAGGATCTCTCGTTGGCAAAGATCGTCATAGTGGGAGCCGGGACCTCGGCGGTAGCTACGGCGGAACTGATGCTCTACGCCGGAGCGACAAACGTAGTTATGCTCAACAGAAGAGGCATCATCCACGAAGACATGGACGACTTGAACGGAGTTCAGAGGTTTATACTGGACAGACTCAACCCCGAGGGGATCAGAGGGGGAATAAAAGAGGCCGCAAAGGATGCGGATATCCTGATAGGCCTTACAGGCAAGGTAGGAGCCTTCGGAAGAGACGATGTAGCCTTGATGGCTCCACGAAGCATCGTTTTTCCCCTTTCCAGACCGGAACCCGAGATGGACCCGGAAGAAGCCAAGGCGGCAGGTGCGGAGGTAGTCGGCTGCGGCCTGATCGAAGGCCCCAACACCATGCCCAACCTCAAGGTATTCCCAGGAATAACCAGAGGCCTTCTGGACGTCAGAGCCACGGGATTGAACTTCAACGTCCAGATGGAGGCGGCAAAGGAATATGCGGCGAACGTAGATCCTCGACGGCTTAGGGCAGATCACATTACTCCCTTTATATTTTCCGATGAACTGACTCCGAGAATAGCCGAAGCGGTGGCTCAGTCATGCATAAGGGAGGGGCTGGCTCGAATCTCCCCCTCTCCTCAGGAGGTTTTCGAGAACACCTGGAAGAGGCTGTACGGAGGATACATAGCCAGATTTTAA
- a CDS encoding response regulator, which yields MEKIRMVLIDDHKLFRDGMKKLLEMEPDFSLEGEASDGIEGLALIKRSRPDVVLLDIGMPNLDGIGLIRELRSTEQNTKFVAITAFNDERKLSELSSVGVHGFVLKSSGRTELLSAIRSVARGQCYVDPKVAGLLLGAFHKKQDEADMLCDLTDREKEVLFWLAQGLSNLEISAKMNLSEKTVKNHVSHILKKLDLRDRTQAAILAWRVGIAESSEE from the coding sequence ATGGAAAAAATTCGCATGGTTCTCATAGACGATCACAAGCTTTTTCGAGACGGGATGAAAAAACTCTTAGAGATGGAGCCGGATTTTTCGCTGGAGGGAGAGGCTTCGGACGGAATCGAGGGGCTTGCCCTTATAAAAAGGTCGAGGCCGGACGTTGTCTTGCTGGATATAGGAATGCCCAACCTGGACGGTATAGGACTTATAAGGGAGCTCAGGAGCACGGAGCAAAACACCAAATTCGTCGCTATAACCGCTTTTAACGATGAGAGGAAGCTCTCGGAGCTATCCTCCGTAGGGGTCCACGGATTCGTGCTGAAGTCTTCGGGGAGGACAGAGCTTCTATCGGCGATTCGTTCGGTCGCGAGGGGACAGTGTTACGTGGATCCTAAAGTGGCGGGGCTGCTCTTAGGGGCTTTTCACAAAAAACAGGACGAGGCCGATATGCTTTGCGACCTGACCGACAGGGAGAAAGAGGTCCTTTTCTGGCTAGCCCAGGGACTCAGTAACCTGGAGATATCGGCGAAGATGAACCTCTCCGAGAAAACGGTAAAAAACCATGTCAGCCACATACTTAAAAAGCTGGATCTCAGGGACAGAACCCAGGCGGCCATATTGGCATGGAGAGTCGGAATAGCCGAATCCTCGGAGGAATAG
- the fliD gene encoding flagellar filament capping protein FliD: protein MSISLPTTQMTGLSSGLDWGDIIDEQMAALRKNEDPWYDKIQLLNDKIYLYQEFSSSVKAAQSSLDPLKLESTFTSKTPELVVVGSNESSDAILKVDLEPSAQIDEWNIKVNSLAVAERRLSDRQDSSSAPLGKSGSFFVRIGTNAAEITYESSDSLRTVAEKIRSADIGLDAYLIDNRLVVESKNTGLGSSSFTEEVTRESGDYDLLGANGIDPSSIGDITVGSTTYEKGTDFEVIADSATGGYQIHWIGASRPSETSTYDVSYDYDANTFGLYEIRETLSKDLTRTVGSDYDTIDVEKLDTATVSIAGYTEGTDYEIVEDPGDEEKWAIHWIGSKPADGATFSIDYSNTDNSLLGELGILTEDATHHRDAQDASLTVNGIDVTRSSNEIDDLIGGATLNLQGVGEVNMEVTLNAQKAVESIQAFVESYNDLMEYINVRSEEKTYNYSDSPNSDTKAVPEDDLSRRKGLLAGDTVLWQTKSNLRKIISESVGDDEDTFNMLYQIGISTEETDFGKSGKLEFDTDKFMEAMATDSDSVQKLVKTISESLDTQFDSVVSTSTVAIGDTSTKEGRIPSQINVWENEVTQLQQRIKDYEERITTQQLNMYKQYAAMEEQMTKLNYQASSLSSTFSSLSASGSS, encoded by the coding sequence ATGTCGATCAGTTTGCCGACGACTCAGATGACCGGCCTGTCATCTGGTCTCGACTGGGGAGACATCATAGATGAACAGATGGCGGCTCTCAGAAAGAACGAGGACCCTTGGTACGACAAGATTCAGTTATTAAACGACAAGATTTATCTCTACCAGGAGTTCTCTTCCTCCGTCAAGGCGGCTCAATCCTCCCTGGACCCCCTTAAGCTGGAATCTACCTTTACATCAAAGACCCCGGAGCTCGTGGTGGTGGGAAGCAACGAAAGCTCCGACGCCATTTTAAAGGTCGACCTGGAGCCTTCCGCCCAGATAGATGAGTGGAACATAAAAGTAAACAGCCTCGCCGTAGCGGAGAGACGGCTATCCGATCGTCAAGATAGCTCCTCGGCACCCTTAGGAAAGTCTGGATCCTTCTTCGTACGGATCGGCACAAATGCTGCGGAGATAACCTACGAGAGCAGCGACTCGCTCAGGACCGTAGCCGAGAAGATACGATCCGCCGACATAGGGCTTGATGCCTATTTGATAGACAACAGGCTAGTCGTAGAGAGCAAGAACACCGGACTGGGATCAAGTTCCTTCACGGAGGAGGTCACCAGGGAAAGCGGCGACTACGACCTACTGGGAGCCAACGGAATAGATCCAAGCTCCATAGGGGACATAACAGTCGGGTCCACCACTTACGAAAAAGGAACCGACTTCGAGGTAATAGCCGACTCAGCCACCGGTGGATATCAGATACACTGGATAGGGGCCAGCCGTCCCAGCGAAACCAGCACCTACGACGTGTCTTACGACTACGACGCCAACACCTTCGGGCTGTACGAGATAAGGGAGACCCTTTCCAAAGACCTGACCAGGACAGTCGGATCCGACTACGACACCATCGACGTGGAGAAGTTGGACACAGCGACCGTAAGCATCGCAGGATACACGGAGGGAACGGATTACGAGATCGTAGAGGATCCAGGTGACGAGGAAAAATGGGCGATCCACTGGATCGGCTCCAAACCCGCAGACGGCGCAACCTTCTCGATAGACTACTCGAACACGGATAACAGCCTTCTCGGCGAACTGGGAATATTGACGGAGGACGCCACCCATCACAGGGACGCCCAGGACGCCTCCTTGACCGTCAACGGGATAGACGTCACGAGATCCTCCAACGAGATAGACGATCTCATAGGTGGCGCAACCCTGAACCTCCAGGGAGTCGGAGAGGTGAACATGGAGGTCACTTTGAACGCCCAGAAGGCGGTCGAGTCCATCCAAGCCTTCGTCGAAAGCTACAACGATCTCATGGAATACATAAACGTCCGATCCGAGGAGAAGACCTATAACTATTCTGATAGTCCCAACTCGGACACAAAGGCCGTTCCGGAAGATGACTTGAGCCGAAGGAAGGGACTCTTGGCGGGCGACACCGTTCTATGGCAGACCAAGTCCAACCTCAGGAAGATCATTTCCGAGTCGGTAGGCGATGACGAGGACACCTTCAACATGCTTTACCAGATAGGGATCTCCACCGAGGAGACCGACTTCGGAAAAAGCGGGAAGCTCGAGTTCGACACGGATAAGTTTATGGAGGCTATGGCTACCGATTCGGACTCGGTCCAAAAACTCGTAAAGACGATATCGGAGAGTCTAGACACCCAGTTCGACAGCGTGGTAAGCACCTCTACCGTGGCGATAGGAGACACCTCTACCAAAGAGGGCCGTATACCAAGCCAGATAAACGTCTGGGAAAACGAGGTCACACAGCTTCAACAGAGGATAAAGGACTACGAGGAAAGAATCACCACCCAGCAGCTGAACATGTATAAACAATACGCTGCCATGGAGGAACAGATGACCAAACTGAACTATCAGGCATCGTCTCTTTCCAGCACGTTCAGCTCCCTATCTGCTTCCGGAAGCAGTTAA
- a CDS encoding isochorismatase family protein: MNPQILRPKNTVMLMIDVQEKLLPAIYGKESVELNAKKLIKASQAMEIPLKVTEQYPKGLGTTVPGLAEEISPDDVFEKKAFGCFDEEGFDDFFRCTRRNQVVLFGIESHICVHTTAMQLLERDFEVTVVADGCGSRENGNHEIALRNMSACGVHVLPIESVVYQLIKVSGTPEFKQLLPLFK, from the coding sequence ATGAATCCACAGATATTGCGACCTAAGAACACGGTTATGTTGATGATCGACGTTCAGGAGAAGCTCCTGCCCGCCATATACGGGAAGGAGTCGGTGGAGCTCAATGCAAAGAAGCTCATAAAGGCGTCCCAGGCGATGGAGATACCTTTGAAGGTTACGGAACAATACCCGAAGGGATTGGGGACCACTGTTCCCGGACTGGCAGAAGAGATATCGCCTGACGATGTTTTCGAGAAAAAGGCCTTCGGATGTTTCGATGAGGAGGGCTTTGATGATTTCTTTCGCTGTACCAGAAGAAACCAGGTGGTCCTCTTCGGAATAGAGAGCCATATATGCGTGCATACGACGGCCATGCAGCTTCTCGAGAGAGACTTCGAGGTTACGGTGGTAGCGGACGGATGTGGCAGCAGGGAAAACGGCAACCACGAGATAGCCCTGCGAAATATGTCGGCCTGCGGCGTTCACGTTCTTCCTATTGAATCGGTGGTCTACCAGTTGATAAAGGTATCCGGAACACCGGAGTTCAAGCAACTGCTCCCTCTGTTTAAGTAA
- a CDS encoding lysylphosphatidylglycerol synthase transmembrane domain-containing protein: protein MSEVSLRKGLAIFLLLSFGVSSVVLAFSVDGSTWSTLLTARKGPMALAFLLVLGAWLCDAIRFCSLARAMDRKISIPNGIILTWLHYFGCAVTPMQVGGGPFQVYVLYRSGVPIGKGVAITLVRTLLTTFILSVAAPLSFLLNPRFMNESPFLVGIFYYVLLISILAWGAFGISVVRPDLVKKAGSVLVLWLNRFNVIGKYKILCTIRRINLEIDGYSANLRYLFSRGIGCFTLAFVMSLLHLVFLFSVLPCLIWSIGLEVNYVESFLAQAIFLFVLYFVPTPGASGVAEGGGAAIFGLLVPWSMAGVTAIAWRFFTEYLAIIMGAIVAVRFIGWGTAEMIIKNRRRECDDLELAKSGRES from the coding sequence ATGTCTGAGGTGTCTCTGAGAAAAGGACTGGCTATCTTCCTTCTGCTATCTTTCGGGGTTAGTTCCGTGGTTCTCGCCTTCAGCGTCGATGGATCGACCTGGAGTACCTTGTTGACCGCCCGAAAAGGTCCGATGGCTCTGGCTTTTCTGCTGGTGTTGGGAGCCTGGCTGTGCGACGCCATAAGGTTTTGCTCATTGGCTCGGGCGATGGACAGAAAAATATCGATCCCGAACGGGATTATCCTCACCTGGCTTCACTATTTCGGGTGCGCTGTAACGCCTATGCAGGTAGGGGGAGGTCCTTTTCAGGTATATGTTCTGTATCGTTCGGGCGTACCCATAGGGAAAGGAGTTGCCATAACCTTGGTTAGGACCCTCCTGACCACGTTCATCCTTTCGGTGGCGGCACCTCTTTCTTTTCTTCTAAATCCTAGATTCATGAATGAGAGTCCTTTCTTGGTAGGCATTTTCTACTATGTTCTTCTCATATCGATTTTAGCTTGGGGCGCCTTCGGGATCAGTGTCGTTCGCCCTGATCTGGTGAAAAAAGCGGGGTCGGTGCTGGTGTTGTGGCTCAATCGTTTCAACGTGATAGGTAAGTATAAGATCCTCTGTACAATAAGAAGGATAAACCTTGAGATAGACGGATATTCGGCCAACCTGAGATACCTCTTTTCCAGAGGTATAGGGTGTTTTACCCTGGCATTCGTCATGTCCTTGCTTCACCTGGTGTTTCTGTTTTCCGTATTGCCCTGCTTGATCTGGTCCATAGGGTTGGAGGTCAACTACGTCGAAAGTTTCCTTGCGCAGGCGATATTCCTCTTCGTGCTTTATTTCGTTCCGACCCCGGGGGCCAGTGGCGTCGCCGAAGGAGGGGGCGCGGCTATATTCGGGCTTCTGGTCCCCTGGAGTATGGCGGGAGTGACGGCCATCGCCTGGAGATTTTTTACCGAATATCTGGCGATCATAATGGGAGCTATTGTGGCGGTACGGTTCATAGGTTGGGGTACTGCCGAGATGATAATCAAAAACAGGCGAAGGGAATGTGATGATCTTGAACTTGCCAAAAGCGGACGGGAGAGCTGA
- a CDS encoding methyltransferase family protein, translating into MILNLPKADGRAEFDWIRAEAFRLRGGIWTALFLAILAVARPTATTILVGALPVLLGQALRCWAVGCIVLYRGERVKARRLVTWGPYSICRNPLYVANGLIGLGWGIMAGPLALSLFLVVFVILYGFLIVPWEERFLSEKFGKAFDDYRKRVGTFWPKIWPPRVSSGPFDYSVIWNSEKHSMLVTVVGTSLLLSRLWW; encoded by the coding sequence ATGATCTTGAACTTGCCAAAAGCGGACGGGAGAGCTGAGTTCGACTGGATACGGGCAGAGGCCTTTCGTCTCAGAGGAGGAATATGGACGGCCCTTTTCCTGGCCATATTGGCTGTAGCCCGTCCGACTGCTACGACTATACTCGTTGGAGCTTTGCCGGTCCTGTTGGGGCAGGCTCTTAGATGTTGGGCAGTAGGATGTATAGTTCTATATAGAGGAGAGAGGGTCAAGGCTCGTAGGTTGGTTACCTGGGGGCCATACTCGATATGTAGAAACCCTCTCTACGTGGCGAATGGGCTGATAGGCCTGGGATGGGGGATAATGGCGGGGCCTTTGGCTCTTTCTCTCTTTCTCGTCGTCTTCGTAATTCTTTACGGCTTTCTGATAGTCCCTTGGGAAGAACGATTTTTGTCCGAGAAGTTCGGCAAGGCTTTTGACGACTACCGTAAAAGAGTGGGGACGTTTTGGCCCAAGATTTGGCCTCCCAGGGTATCCTCCGGGCCTTTCGACTATTCCGTCATATGGAATAGCGAGAAACACAGTATGTTGGTGACGGTGGTGGGGACCTCATTGTTGTTATCCAGGTTATGGTGGTGA